In Ptychodera flava strain L36383 chromosome 21, AS_Pfla_20210202, whole genome shotgun sequence, a genomic segment contains:
- the LOC139121787 gene encoding leucine-rich repeat protein SHOC-2-like: protein MSLMELEELIKEASGKNQDTLNLSHRGLTVLPTTVQKLVFLKRLLLNDNKLLMPPTELVDLENLQVLTLDNNNLTVLPSGLGRLQNLTYLSLSHNKLGFLPPEIGYLTNLVQLWIVDVGLMSLPSEMGHLQNLQKLGARDNSISIIPDEMQNMRSLKWLSLARNELAELPRSFGRLPSVTYIDLSHNRFPAIPEILTEIQTLASLVIKANYITALPDDLLLGLSRLTKLDLRDNAMTERPPHWKGLEFILLGPSPCEEAVKTTSSDGWDSDDEDDELVLDEDDSEYEEDSVEMRRGQKDTKKEDDVVR from the exons ATGAGCCTCATGGAATTAGAGGAACTCATTAAAGAGGCAAGTGGAAAGAATCAGGACACCCTAAACCTCAGTCATCGCGGGTTGACGGTTCTACCCACTACTGTCCAAAAGCTGGTTTTCTTGAAGCGGCTTCTGTTGAACGACAACAAACTGCTGATGCCACCCACAGAGCTTGTCGACCTAGAGAACCTGCAAGTACTAACCCTCGACAATAACAATTTAACTGTTTTGCCGTCAGGCCTTGGTCGCTTACAGAACCTTACGTACCTGAGTCTCAGTCATAACAAGCTTGGCTTCCTGCCACCGGAGATAGGATACCTGACGAACCTTGTCCAACTCTGGATTGTTGACGTGGGCTTGATGAGTCTGCCTTCGGAGATGGGACACCTGCAAAACCTCCAGAAACTCGGGGCTCGAGACAACTCAATATCTATAATTCCGGATGAAATGCAAAATATGCGTAGCCTGAAGTGGCTGAGTTTGGCTAGAAACGAACTGGCTGAGCTACCCAGGTCCTTTGGCAGGTTGCCCAGTGTGACCTACATAGACCTGAGCCACAACAGGTTCCCGGCCATACCTGAAATATTGACTGAAATTCAGACTCTTGCATCACTGGTTATAAAAGCCAATTATATTACAGCTCTTCCCGATGATCTCCTCCTTGGCCTTTCCCGCCTTACGAAGTTAGACCTTCGGGACAATGCCATGACTGAAAGACCCCCTCACTGGAAG GGATTGGAATTTATCCTACTGGGACCGAGTCCATGTGAGGAAGCCGTGAAAACAACTTCAAGTGATGGATGGGACAGTGACGATGAAGATGATGAACTTGTCCTTGATGAAGACGACTCTGAATATGAAGAAGACTCCGTGGAAATGAGAAGGGGGCAGAAAGACACCAAAAAGGAAGATGACGTTGTCAGATGA